The Loxodonta africana isolate mLoxAfr1 chromosome 12, mLoxAfr1.hap2, whole genome shotgun sequence genome segment GGCCTCTTCCGGTGCGTGATGGGGGGGCCAGGGCGCAGTCGGGCTTGGCGGAGCATAAAGGAGCCGGGCGGGCTCTGAGATCTCGGCTCAGGATTGGATAACCCGGCCGGAAAGAGACCGTCTTCTCACACGGAAGGGGCGGAGCTTCCCTTTGGCGGCAACCCGCGGGGGACAGCCGCCACCACGGCCGTCACCTCCATGCTGCCTGCCGACTGCTCGCTCCGGTGAGCCCTGCGTGCTGGGAGGGTGTGCGGGCAGGCGCGGGGTCGGGGCCGGGCCGCGGTGCTGAGCCGCCGGTGCGTGCCTCCCAGGCTGGTGGCCGAGCTGCGGGCCGCGCTGGATGCCTGCGGCGAGCAGCAGAGGCAGCTAGACCAGAGCCTGCGAGTCTGCCGGCGACTGCTGAGGGCCTGGTAGGCGGACCCAGGGTGCCGGGTGGGCCCCTCTCGGTTTCTCAGAGTCCGttcggggtccctgcgctgaccCATTTCCAAGCTGCTGCTGCCAGCATCCGCTTAACCACCACGGTCGCGGAGGGATGGAGGCCCCCGTGGGGACTATTCGACCTCAGCCCTGACCCCTGGCCTTGCCATGTCTGCCTGTGTCTCCTCAGGGAACCAACCAGACCCGCAGCTCCAGAGCCAACTCCAGGGCCAGAACCGAATGAAGAGGACCCATCTCCAGGTAAACCTCAGCCCCCCAGGCCTGGACTGTCACTGGCTTGCAGGTAGGTGCCAGGAAGTGGCACATCCACCAGGAGAGACTCTGGCATGATGCTTGCCTTTCACAGCATGTGCACCCAGCCTTCAAGACCTCACGGAGCTGGAGCTATTGACCCAGGCGCTGGAGAAGGCTGTACGGGTGCGAAAAGGCATCTCTAAGGTTGGAGAGGGAGACAAGGCCCCCAGCCTGAAACCCCGGACAGTGGCCACCCCTCCTGCCACCACAACCTCAGTCCCACCCCAGGCCCCAGGTCAGGCTGGCAACGGAACATCAGAGACAAGATCCCCCAGGGGCATCCGCCAACCCAAGGTGCCGGCCAGGAGCCTCCCGGAGCACAGGCTTCTGTCCACTAGGGAGAGGACCTCTCTGGGGAGAGGAGCCCGAGCCACCAGGCCCAGCCTTGGGGACCAACAGGTGACCCCATCAGTGACTCCTCTGGTTCCAGAAGCTTTCACACTCAAGGAGAAGGGGTAATGCTTCCCTCACCTGTACTGTAGAACCTGTTCTCTCCACTGGCACACGCTGGCTAGGAGTCTGAGTTTTGGGGTGAGGGAGGGGCAGGGCACTGAGCTGGGTGTGGTCACTCGGAGCCCTGAGGTACCACCCCTTGATCCTCACATCCTGAAGCTGGCAGATTTTAGCAGCTGGCTCTCCAGGGCCTGTCCCCTCATGCCCAGTCCTCAGGCTACAAATAGGCTCAGAAGGCTGGCTGTGCTCGTGGTGCCTCCTCTCCCTGTTGGACAGACCTGGGCTGGACTGGCCTCCTGGGCCACTCTGGGAGCCCTGCCCCTGGGGGCATGTCTCAGTATGGGGGGGTAAGAGGAGGAGAGGCTTATCCCTAAAGGGGTTCTGAGCAGGGATTGGAGCCTGCAGGCCACGCTGAGCACTGGTTTCCCAACAGGACCCTGCTGCGACTGCCCATGGCCTTCTGGAAGGCAGCGTCCCAAAATGCTCAGTGAGAGGGGTGTGGTGGCTGGGTGGGCAGGGAGGAGGTCATCAGGGGAGGTTTCCCTGAGTCCCAGCATACCCTCCTGGTGAAGGAGACATTGTACCAGCTTTGTCAAGGCATTGAGAAGAGTGAACCAGGCAGCCCCTTCCCATGTTTGTACTATGCCTGGCAAACTGAGCATCGTAGTTACTAGTCTACCGCCCCCACCTGTCTCCGAGGGAAGGacagcccctccccttcatccTGTAATATCTGTTAGCATTTCCCAGAGGCGGTCACCTTTGTCCTTGTTTCCTGGTCAGTGTCCCCTCATTCCCCAAGGCCTCTGGGGGTCCTTCCTGGCATTCAGGAGAGCTAGACATCCCAGCTGTGGCCCTGCCTGGCCTTGCCCAGCTGGCTGGAATAATTGGCATCCCTCTCCTGATTCCTGGGTGCTCGTGTGTCCCAGTCTATGGGCCCAGATCGACTCTACACAGGCCAGTGACTCTGCGAATGCCACGGCCAGAACCCGATTCCTGCTGAAAATGCAGGCAGCTGTATCCTGTCAGGCCTGTGGGAGCTTGGGGACTGGTGGCAGGCTGAAGGAACTGCCAGGGAAGAGCCAGCATGGGATGACCAGGGAAGCTCTGGGCAGTGCTGCTTGGGCCACTGTCCTTGGTGGGCAGGGTGGGGCCTGACCACAGGAAACTTTCCCTGACCGCTTCTTAGTCAGGCTGGCCTGGCGTGGGGCTCAGTGCGGCCGTGGTGGAGGCAGAGGTGGGGCGCCTACGGAAGGCCTGCTTACGGCTGAGACTGCGCATGGGGACTGAGCTGGCGGCAGGTCTGCAGGTCCTGGTGTGGGTCTTGGGTGGGAAGGGGGTACAAGAAGGGCCTCAACTAAATCCTACCTTCTCTTACTCTGACGTAGCCCCCACCGACTGCGTGCAGGAATACCGCTGTCTGCTCCTCCTAGAGGGGCTGCAGGCCACAGTGGGGCAGTGTCTTCACTGGCTGCAGGAGCTTCGCAAAGGTGAGGCCTCACCCCACCTGGCCAGAGTATGGACTGGGCTGCAGGGCATCTCTGGGACTTTAGCCAGTTGTCCAAGGCTGTCAGGAAGGATGATCGGCCCAGAGGTGGGCTCGCCCTTCCTCAAGGCCACCCATGCCCACTGGGCCCTCACCAGGAGATGCGTGTGGGGCCAGGCGACAGGCCTCACCTCCTGGAAATAGCTCTGCACCCCCCGTCCCAGCCCAGACATCAGAACCCTATCACTCGGAGTTTTGCTTATCCATCCGTTTATAGAAAAAGTAGCTTGTGAGTACATGTGCTGGTAGATGGCTCACCCGCTACTGCAAAAAGTGATTATTTCTGGACATCCCAAACCAAAAATCCacagccattgagttgatcttgactcatagcgactctataagacagaacagatctgccccactgggtttcccaggctgtaatctttacgggagcagactgcctcatctttctcccaaggagcggctagtgggttcaaattgttgaccttttggttagtagctgagcacttaaccactgcaccactagggctcctttttggAAATTAGGGGTTTTTAAATctcctttgtctttttttccttaattgcTTGAAGTTTTAAGAGCGGATATACATCGTTTGTCAGAAACAAAATCATTCTCCAAAAACATCACACACATGCCTGGTGACAGAAACCTGGTATCGAGGAGAAGGCTATGGATGGAGTGTAGCCTCCCTCCTACATCCAGCTGTCCCCATATACACACGGCACGCCCATCCCTGTACACCCAaggcacacccatgctcatctaTGCACGAGGGTGAGGAGGGATAACTGGGGAACAGGCACTGGCCCACGAGAGAGGCTGAGCTTTGGGCATGGAGGCCACATGCCCTATCCTCACAGTGGTTGCTAAACATCACCTGGAGCTGTGCCCCTCAGGGATGCCCGCTAGGGCCTCATGTCTCTGTGAAGGAGGTGCTGATGCAGCCTGGAGCCCCCAGCCTCTTCTCTACTCCAGCACCCAGGAGCTGCAAACCCTGGCAGCCCTCAGGCTGCGAGTGGCCATGCTGGACCAACAGCTCCACCTGGAAAAGGTATTTTCAGAGGGAAGGATAAAGTGGGGGCTCATCCTCAGGAGCTCCACACATAGGGACCCAGCGGAGGGTATGTGAGCCTCTGGTTGAGCCTAGGTCTGTGCATAGGCCAGGGAGTGGCCGCCCAGCGTTATGGCAGCTGCCAGAGGCGATGCTGGGCCAAGGGGCAGGGAAGCATGGGGCCTTGATGTCCTGGAAGGGAGAGGGGCTGGAGCAGGGTGCCTGGGGTTTCCCCACCTCCTGGGCCCACCTGTGGCGGCTCTGAGACACGCCCTCCTGAGCCCTTGGCCCCTACCCACCCAGGTCCTGATGGATGAGCTCCTCCCTCTGGTGAGGACCCAGAGGCCTTGCTGTGTGGCCGTGTGCCGGGCTGTGCACAGCCTGCTCTGCAATGGAGGCCAGCACTTCCCCACGGTCCTGCAGGACGAACCTGCAGACTGAGCCGTGCCCTAGCTGCCCAGGGCCTCCCTGTGAAAGGAAGGTTCCAGGGGGCGGGGCGGCCACATGTCCCACATCCAGGCCCTTCCATAGGACTCTAGAGCCTTAGCACAATGACACCTGCAGGTCCGTGCCCCACTCTGCCTTCCTGGGAGCGGGGGGGACTGGAGGCCGTGCAGAGCCTATCTCAGCTACTTCTGCTTTCTCTCGCTGTAGACTTGAAAGCCACCATGTGACATTAAACTCCTTTGAAAAGCATATTTAAAAACTATCAAGGTGGGACTTGgaagttttctattttttgcttctttgtctttttatctttcaagaaTTACACATCCCTTCTGTACAAGGGACGGGGTGGGGGGGTTCCACTCAGGGCAGGCTGCACCATGGAATCACCATCTGACATTCACCTGAACACACTAGAAGCCCTCCTTTAGCCCAGGTGAGGGAGACACTGAGAATTGGCTGTCACTGCCCACAGCCACCCAGCTCCCCATGCCCAGAACTTCTCCCAACACAGGCAGGTGTGGAGTCCCTACATTGAGCCTCCAGCAGGGGAAGGCCCTTAAGCCTTCACTCAGCAAAAGCCATCCCGCCTCTCCGGCCCACCCACTGCCACCCCTGAAGTTCCTCCACCCCCATCCCACTGAAGGCAGCACTGCTTCCCCGGGGAAGCAGAAACACATCAGGGTCAAGTCTGCAGCCTCCATGGTCATAGACAGTGGTGGCTGTTGCCTGCTGTGGGGCTTTCAGCAAGATTCCTGAAGACGCTGAGCCTCAATCCTCCAGGGTTGTCCCCACTGTCAAACTGGGGGGTTGTGGTTATTACCTCCTGGGGTGGAGCCATGCCTCTAAGGCAGCTGGGCCTGCTGAGCACTTGGGGGTGGGTGCCGTTAACGCTCTCCTAAGACATCTTTATAGACTACCTACTATGTGCCCAGTACACCTCAAGCTGGGGACACTGACTTTGGATCAAGAACACACTGGGTTGTGGAGGACACTGCCATGGGAACAGCACTGGTCGCTGCTCAGAGGGACCCAGCTGGCAGGCAGCATGGTAGAAGGCAGGTCTTCCACAGCCAGGTGAAGGGCTGCAGGTATAGGGGTGCACGAGGTGGTGGTGGAGCAACCGTGGAGTGACTCCCCAGTCCCCCAACCAGGAGGCCCTACTTGGAAAGGACTCCACAATCCAGCAGGCCTGAAACACTCACGTGGACTGGGTTGAGGACTGCTAGGGACCAAGTGACAGGCCAGAGTAGGAAATGGAAAAGCAGGGCTGTAGTGGCAGTTGATCCCTTCCCAGGAACTGGGACAGCTCCGTCCCCTGCCCAGGGCGTGGAGGCATAACTAAGGCATGGCAGGGAGGGCGTGTGCCCTGGGCACTGCTCAAGGAGTGCTGATGAgcagtttccatcaccagctctGAGAGATTCAGCAATTTAACGTTAATTGTCACAGGCTGTATTTTCTATAGTTAGGTCCCTCCCAGGATGGGAACCCTGGGGAGACCAGGCTGGTTGGCACCACCACCTGGGGCAGGGATCAGCCACCCACACCCCTCCTAGCCACTGCATTGCCACCTGGTCTGGGGGTTTGGAGGCACCCCACCCACCTGCCACACCTTCAAAGCAGGATGCTCCTTAGGGCAGGGTTTGTCCTTTCTGTGAAATTGACAGTTTAACTCTTGGAGGACCCCTTGATCCCCAGGGTTGATCCCACCACAACCCGGCTACTGTTCCCCCTCCCCTTGCCATGTCCACTCCCACAAGGCGGTATCCACCCTGAATTCTCTCACTGATCCTTTGAGCTTGTTGGCTATCTTTGTCTACCAGGGCAGGGAGCTGTCCATCTCTGTCCCTGCCAGGCCCAGATGAGCACCCAACAGTGGTCGCCTCAGTGCCCACCAGGGCTTTGAATTGGTTCATTCCCTGCTGAAATTTTGCATTCCTAACaaattcccaggcaatgctaatgctgctgctgGTTAGGGAACATTCCTGAGAACCATGAGTAGAGcccaacccactgccttcaagtcctcagtaaccccatagggtttcccagactgtaaagctctgcagaagcagactaccacatcttgcTCCCtctgagccactggtggttttgaaacgCCGACCTTACACTTAGCAGTCAattactttaaccactatgccacgagggctaCTATACACTAgcagagcagtagttctcaaaatttattatttgtAAAAATCACCAGGGTATCTTAAGATGTAAACGGTTCAAAATCCTCGTGCCCACCTAGGCCAGGCTGGGCACCAGTTGTGTTCTGGGGGCTGCTTGTGGGCGTGGGTGGGCCTTCTTGGGCAAGGAGGTGGCACTGGCGGGTCTCTGAGTAGGTCCCAACACAAGGCGCACAGAGCAGGAAAGGAAGACCCTCTCCGGATTAGTTCCCTCCCACCCTGATTGCCGGAGTCCCCAGTGGCGTCACCGCGTCCCCTGCCAATCCATTCTGATATGGCAGGCGGAAAAGGGAGCGCGGAGTGCGCCGGCGCCCactcccacccatccacccacgaGCGTGGCCCCTGTGTCAGCGGCATGAACGCGCTGGATCCCCTGCCCGCCGCGCCAGCCCTGCCGGGCCCCGCGCCCCTCACGTCCCCCCCGGCCCTGCGTGCGCTGCTCTTGGCCACCGGTGGGCTCGTGGCCGCGCTGCGTCCTGCCGTTCGGCGCCGTGGCCCTGCTGGCTGGCGCCGCAGCCACGGCCATCACCTTCTCGCTGCGCGGACCCCGCCTGGACCTGGCCCAGGGCGCGTCGCTGGCGGCGCTCAGCGCGGGCCTCGGGCTCCTGGTCACGGTCTTCCTGTGCTGGTGCGCCCGGCGGCGCGGGAGGAGGGCGGTGCGCGAGGCGCGACGGGAGGCAGGCGCGCCGAGCCCCTCTCCGGGGAGGTCACGGCCAGGCGACACCCCCTCCCGGGCCGCACCGCTGGGCGGGCGCTGGTGGCGGAAGCCTCCCTCTGCAATCCGCCTCTTTCCTAAGCCTTCCGTTGCCCCGGCGTCGCAGGCTACGGGCCGCGTTCCCTGCTCGCCCCTCTCGCCCTTtgcccccagctgctccttggcgtTCCTTTAGGCGCGCCGAGCCTGCACCACCTCAGCGCGGGGCGGGCGGGATCCTTGCAGAAGAGGCCCGGGCTGGCGGGCAGGGCTTGGTGACGTGGACTTAGCCCGGCCACAGCCACCGTCCGAGGTGCAACTGCCGGGCCCCTCAGGCTGCGGGCTTTCGCTTCCCTGCTGGATTTGCGCCCCTGGAAGATAACAGGCGCTCAGTAAATGGTTGTGCAACACATGAGCAAGTGGTGACTTGAAGGGCTGGGAAACAGTGGACCCTGGCTGGATGGAGCTTGAATCAGTCTCCCTCTCAAGGGAAAGGCTCAGCTCCCTGAGGCCAGAGTAGGTCAGGCCCCTTCCAGTCCCCCTGGAGGCCCAGGGTGCCCCCAAGCCAGCAGCTCACTCTGAGTGGAAGGGGAGATCTGCAGCGGCCTGAGGTGTTCCAGGACGGGGTAGGGGAAGTGGAACCTCTTTGTGTCTGAAGGTGCCTGGAAAGTACTGGGCCTGCTGGTAGTGGGAAGTGTGAGAGCCCCCCTAGGGGCTGGGACAGGTGGCACGCAGCGCCTGGGGGGTATAGGGAAGCCCATCCTGGCCCCATCACACCTGAAGATGTGGCCAATTTgggggcctggggaggaggcCGAAGGAGCTGGACCCAGGTGCATAGGCAGCATGGCTGGGTTCAGGCACTTGCTTCCTCCAGCCAGAGGTCACCAGATGTTCTGCAGACCCCAATCCCAAGTCCCAGGGAAGTTGGCTGGATACAAAGCCAGCTCTACTGACAAAGGGGAGATGTGGCCTCCCTCTGCTCTTTCCCCCAGCCTGACCAGAGTCCCAAGGTCCAGAGACAGCCAGGGTCTCCCCAGAGGCTAGACATGGCCCAGCCTGCTCTCACCTGACCACTGTGGCCAGTTGGTCACCTCCCTGTTTCTAAAGTCCCCCAAACTATTGCATCCTTCCCTCTCCACCCAGGGCTCCTCCCATCCCAGGTGGGGCTCCAGGCCAGAGGGGCTGTGAAGACAGTGGCTGGAAGTGCTGGTTCTGAACGCCACCCATCCAGAGCAGATCATGGGTCCTGCAGGTGCTCAGCCTCACACATGTTTAAGAGGTGAATTCTCTTTATTAGGAAGTTGAAGGACAAGGCTCTGTGATACTTGTCCTGTGGGGACAGAGGGAGGTCTGAGTCTTCCAGCCATGGCACAACATGAAGGGAGGGAGAGGCCAGCAGCCCTTCTGTCCTCGGGGCTCTCTCTGCAGTGTTCCATCAGCCCATTAGCCCCTCTACCTGCACCCTGCACCAGTGGCTGTCAGGCCAGGGAGGGGCCTGTCCAGAGGGGGTCAAGCTCCAGGAGCCAAAGCCAGTGCTGcatcctccctcctgcccttctGCCCCTCTTCCTCCAAGGCCAGGccctccttttctccttccaGTCCTCTGGGAGCCTCCAGTGTCCTCCTCCCCACTTTGGGAGCCCTCCACCCTCTCCTGAGCAGCACAATGCTTCTGCCTCTCTTCCATCTCATTGGTTCTTAAAGGTCCCCCCACGTCCAAGGCAGCAGCTCCACCTGCTCATAGACACATCCATGTTCTTGTTAGAAGACCCTGGTGTCCACCAGCCACAGGTCCCAGCCTGTGATCAACCACCCATCTGAGACTGTGGGCACTCCAGTGTGGCCTTGGGCTGCCCCAGGCTGGGACCCCTTCCCAGCCCCTCGGTGTGGGGCCCTCCCCAGCCTTCCTTGGGT includes the following:
- the TEDC2 gene encoding tubulin epsilon and delta complex protein 2, whose amino-acid sequence is MLPADCSLRLVAELRAALDACGEQQRQLDQSLRVCRRLLRAWEPTRPAAPEPTPGPEPNEEDPSPACAPSLQDLTELELLTQALEKAVRVRKGISKVGEGDKAPSLKPRTVATPPATTTSVPPQAPGQAGNGTSETRSPRGIRQPKVPARSLPEHRLLSTRERTSLGRGARATRPSLGDQQVTPSVTPLVPEAFTLKEKGTLLRLPMAFWKAASQNAQRHCTSFVKALRRVNQAAPSHVCTMPGKLSIVVTSLPPPPVSEGRTAPPLHPVISVSISQRRSPLSLFPGQCPLIPQGLWGSFLAFRRARHPSCGPAWPCPAGWNNWHPSPDSWVLVCPSLWAQIDSTQASDSANATARTRFLLKMQAASGWPGVGLSAAVVEAEVGRLRKACLRLRLRMGTELAAAPTDCVQEYRCLLLLEGLQATVGQCLHWLQELRKVVAKHHLELCPSGMPARASCLCEGGADAAWSPQPLLYSSTQELQTLAALRLRVAMLDQQLHLEKVLMDELLPLVRTQRPCCVAVCRAVHSLLCNGGQHFPTVLQDEPAD